Proteins from a single region of Vanessa cardui chromosome 13, ilVanCard2.1, whole genome shotgun sequence:
- the LOC124534554 gene encoding probable phospholipid-transporting ATPase IM isoform X1, whose product MCARSEAVELEVLGAEGGEARVPPRPLRLSLLELLGKLVRRDQPTAPRRRTRHNHRFRTFVSCENERRIKANNREYNAQFRYANNYIKTSKYSIITFLPLNLLEQFQRLANFYFLCLLVLQLIPAISSLTPITTAIPLIGVLALTAVKDAYDDFQRHQNDSQVNHRRAKTLRNGKLVEEKWASVQVGDVIRLENDQFVAADILLLSSSEPNGLCYIETAELDGETNLKCRQCLLETAAMGQDDAQLGAFDGEIVCETPNNLLNKFDGTLSWRDQHFSLDNDKILLRGCVLRNTSWCYGVVVFAGKDTKLMQNSGKTKFKRTSIDRLLNFLIIGIVLFLLSMCVFCTVACGVWEWLVGRYFQAYLPWDTLVPAEPASGAIVIALLVFFSYAIVMNTVVPISLYVSVEVIRFAQSFLINWDEKMYYEKTGTAAKARTTTLNEELGQIQYVFSDKTGTLTQNIMTFNKCSIGGLCYGDIVDENTGETIELTDRGRRRAGGAGGAGGAAAGAGGARARLLELEHEQGRSTPGAGPHAHAHSTEPLDFSDNPEYEPEFKFFDAKLQKAVRRGDRNVYDFFRLLALCHTVMPEQKNGRLEYQAQSPDESALVSAARNFGFVFRERSPNTITIEVMGKTEVYELLCILDFNNVRKRMSVILKKDGEIRLYTKGADNVIYDRLKRSHQEEVRSKTQEHLNKFAGEGLRTLALAWRPLEERGFAEWKRRHQAAALALRDRDERLDAIYEEIETDLILIGVTAIEDKLQDGVPETIANLSMAGIKIWVLTGDKQETAINIGYSCQLLTDDMAEVFVINGVAHDDVDRQLAKCRDSIRVVNTFLPHGAAEAKGSRSETANGGAAARPSPGRAANVKLNAPAVSVVTFRWEHNTLAHDSNEYASGGAAHAPDSHEHGDDSNGFAIVVNGHSLVHCLHPKLEEKFLDVVLHCRSVICCRVTPLQKAMVVELIKKSRKAVTLAIGDGANDVSMIKAAHIGVGISGQEGMQAVLASDYSIAQFRFLQRLLLVHGRWSYYRMCKFLRYFFYKNFAFTVCHFWFAFFCGFSAQTVFDEMFISVYNLFYTSLPVLALGVFEQDVSDATSLQFPKLYAPGHTSQLFNKTEFIKSTLHGCFTSLVLFLIPYGTYKDGLAPDGKILSDHMLLGSVVATILIIDNTTQIALDTTYWTVFNHITIWGSLVSYFVLDYFYNYVIRGPYVGSLTVALTQATFWFTAVLTMMILMVPVVSWRLAWSRRRPTLAERLRARTRWRRAAAAPAPRTPSARRARRSVRSGYAFAHQEGFGRLITSGKIMRRIPHADAALSALASLPGKFHPRASTPPPSPPSASPSASHSASPPSPRAPKQDLDSVDL is encoded by the exons AGAATGAACGGAGAATCAAAGCCAACAACCGAGAGTACAACGCGCAGTTCCGCTACGCT AATAACTATATCAAGACCTCGAAGTATTCGATTATCACGTTCCTGCCATTGAATTTGTTGGAGCAATTCCAGCGACTGGCCAATTTCTACTTCCTTTGTCTGCTAGTGCTGCAGCTCATACCGGCTATATCCTCGCTGACACCCATCACTACTGCAATACCCCTCATCGGTGTGCTCGCTCTAACTGCCGTTAAAGACGCGTACGACGATTTC CAACGTCATCAGAACGACTCTCAAGTGAATCACAGGCGGGCGAAGACATTGCGTAATGGCAAGCTTGTGGAGGAGAAGTGGGCGTCTGTTCAGGTGGGAGACGTCATCCGGCTGGAGAACGACCAGTTCGTCGCGGCTGATATTCTACTGCTCAGCAGTTCGGAGCCTAACGGGCTCTGCTACATAGAGACTGCAGAACTGGACGG GgagacaaatttaaaatgtcgtCAGTGCCTTCTGGAGACGGCCGCGATGGGCCAGGACGACGCACAACTCGGCGCCTTCGACGGCGAGATCGTCTGTGAAACGCCAAACAATCTACTTAATAAGTTCGACG GTACGCTGAGCTGGCGCGACCAGCACTTCTCGCTGGATAACGATAAGATACTGCTGCGCGGCTGCGTGCTGCGGAACACGTCGTGGTGCTACGGCGTGGTGGTGTTCGCCGGGAAGGACACCAAACTCATGCAGAACTCCGGCAAGACTAAGTTCAAGCGCACCAGCATAGATAGATTacttaattttcttattataggG ATAGTGCTGTTCTTGCTGTCGATGTGCGTGTTCTGCACGGTGGCGTGCGGCGTGTGGGAGTGGCTGGTGGGGCGCTACTTCCAGGCCTACCTGCCGTGGGACACGCTGGTGCCGGCCGAGCCCGCGTCGGGCGCCATCGTGATCGCGCTACTCGTCTTCTTTTCCTACGCGATCGTCATGAACACCGTCGTGCCCATCTCACTTTACGTCTCCGTCGAG GTCATAAGATTTGCGCagagttttttaataaattgggATGAAAAAATGTATTACGAAAAGACTGGAACTGCGGCTAAGGCGCGAACAACAACGTTGAACGAGGAGCtgg GACAAATCCAATACGTATTCTCAGATAAGACCGGCACCCTTACCCAAAACATAATGACATTCAACAAGTGCTCGATAGGCGGCCTGTGCTACGGCGACATCGTCGACGAGAACACGGGCGAGACGATCGAGCTCACCGAC cgcgggcggcggcgcgcgggcggcgcgggcggcgcggggggcgcggcggcgggcgcgggcggcgcgcgcgcgcggcTGCTGGAGCTGGAGCACGAGCAGGGCCGCAGCACGCCCGGCGCCGGcccgcacgcgcacgcgcac AGCACGGAACCGCTCGACTTCTCCGACAACCCTGAGTATGAGCCGGAGTTCAAGTTCTTCGATGCGAAGCTGCAGAAGGCGGTCCGTCGCGGCGACCGGAACGTGTACGACTTCTTCCGGTTGCTGGCTCTCTGCCACACCGTCATGCCCGAGCAGAAGAATGGCCGCCTGGAGTACCAG GCGCAATCGCCGGACGAATCGGCGCTCGTGTCGGCGGCGAGAAACTTTGGTTTCGTGTTCCGAGAGCGCTCGCCCAACACCATCACTATAGAGGTTATGGGTAAAACAGAG GTGTATGAGTTGTTATgtatattagattttaataatgttagaaAAAGAATGTCCGTGATATTGAAGAAGGATGGTGAAATTAGGTTATATACTAAAGGTGCTGATAATGTTATATACGACAGATTAAAACGTAGCCATCAAGAGGAAGTGAGGTCAAAGACACAGGAGCATTTAAAC AAATTCGCGGGTGAAGGTCTGCGCACGCTGGCGCTGGCGTGGCGGCCGCTGGAGGAGCGCGGCTTCGCGGAGTGGAAGCGCCGCCACCAGGCCGCCGCGCTGGCGCTGCGCGACCGCGACGAGCGCCTCGACGCCATCTACGAGGAGATCGAGACCGACCTCATCCTCATTG GCGTTACGGCGATCGAGGACAAATTACAAGATGGAGTACCAGAAACGATAGCGAATCTTAGCATGGCGGGTATCAAAATATGGGTTCTGACGGGAGATAAACAAG AGACTGCGATAAACATCGGCTACTCGTGCCAGCTGCTGACGGACGACATGGCGGAGGTGTTCGTCATCAACGGCGTCGCCCACGACGACGTGGACCGCCAGCTCGCCAAGTGCAGGGACTCCATCCGCGTCGTCAACACGTTCCTGCCGCACG GCGCGGCGGAGGCGAAGGGCTCGCGCTCGGAGACGGCCaacggcggcgcggcggcgcggccgTCGCCGGGCCGGGCCGCCAACGTCAAGCTCAACGCGCCCGCCGTCTCCGTCGTCACATTTAGGTGGGAACATAACACACTCGCACACGACAG CAACGAGTACGCGTCGGGCGGCGCCGCGCACGCTCCGGACTCGCACGAGCACGGCGACGACTCCAACGGGTTCGCCATCGTCGTCAACGGCCACTCGCTCGTGCACTGCTTGCACCCCAAGCTGGAAGAGAA ATTTCTCGATGTAGTTCTTCATTGTCGATCTGTGATATGCTGTAGGGTGACGCCATTACAGAAGGCAATGGTCGTTGAGctcattaaaaaaagtagaaaaGCGGTCACGCTTGCTATTGGCGATGGAGCCAACGATGTTTCGATGATAAAAG CGGCTCACATAGGCGTCGGCATATCGGGCCAAGAGGGCATGCAGGCGGTGCTGGCTTCCGACTACTCGATAGCGCAATTCCGGTTCCTGCAGCGCTTGTTGCTCGTGCACGGCCGGTGGTCGTACTATCGAATGTGCAAGTTTCTACGATACTTCTTCTACAAAAACTTCGCATTCACCGTTTGCCACTTTTGGTTCGCGTTTTTCTGTGGATTCAGTGCACAG ACCGTGTTCGACGAGATGTTCATCTCGGTGTACAACCTGTTCTACACGTCGCTGCCGGTGCTGGCGCTGGGCGTGTTCGAGCAGGACGTGTCGGACGCCACGTCGCTGCAGTTCCCCAAGCTGTACGCGCCCGGACACACCAGCCAGCTCTTCAACAAGACCGAGTTCATCAAGTCCACGCTGCACGGCTGCTTCACTTCGCTCGTCTTGTTCCTCATTCCATACG GTACTTACAAAGATGGACTGGCGCCCGATGGCAAGATATTATCAGATCATATGCTTTTAGGGAGCGTAGTCGCGACAATATTGATCATTGACAATACGACGCAA ATCGCATTAGACACGACATACTGGACAGTGTTTAACCATATCACTATTTGGGGTTCGCTGGTGTCGTACTTCGTGCTGGATTACTTCTACAACTACGTCATCCGCGGCCCCTACGTGGGGTCGCTGACGGTCGCGCTCACGCAGGCCACCTTCTGGTTCACGGCCGTGCTCACG ATGATGATCCTGATGGTGCCGGTGGTGTCGTGGCGGCTGGCGTGGTCGCGGCGCCGGCCCACGCTGGCCGAGCGGCTGCGCGCGCGCACGCGCtggcgccgcgccgccgccgcgcccgcgccgcgcacgccgtccgcccgccgcgcgcgccgctcCGTGCGCTCGGGGTACGCCTTCGCGCACCAGGAGGGCTTCGGCCGCCTCATCACGTCCGGCAAGATCATGCGCCGCATCCCGCACGCGGACGCCGCGCTGTCGGCGCTGGCGTCGCTGCCGGGCAAGTTCCACCCGCGCGCCTCGACGCCGCCGCCGTCGCCGCCCTCCGCCTCGCCCTCCGCCTCGCACTCCGCCTCGCCGCCCTCGCCGCGCGCCCCGAAGCAGGATCTCGATTCCGTCGATTTATGA
- the LOC124534554 gene encoding probable phospholipid-transporting ATPase IM isoform X2, with amino-acid sequence MCARSEAVELEVLGAEGGEARVPPRPLRLSLLELLGKLVRRDQPTAPRRRTRHNHRFRTFVSCENERRIKANNREYNAQFRYANNYIKTSKYSIITFLPLNLLEQFQRLANFYFLCLLVLQLIPAISSLTPITTAIPLIGVLALTAVKDAYDDFQRHQNDSQVNHRRAKTLRNGKLVEEKWASVQVGDVIRLENDQFVAADILLLSSSEPNGLCYIETAELDGETNLKCRQCLLETAAMGQDDAQLGAFDGEIVCETPNNLLNKFDGTLSWRDQHFSLDNDKILLRGCVLRNTSWCYGVVVFAGKDTKLMQNSGKTKFKRTSIDRLLNFLIIGIVLFLLSMCVFCTVACGVWEWLVGRYFQAYLPWDTLVPAEPASGAIVIALLVFFSYAIVMNTVVPISLYVSVEVIRFAQSFLINWDEKMYYEKTGTAAKARTTTLNEELGQIQYVFSDKTGTLTQNIMTFNKCSIGGLCYGDIVDENTGETIELTDRGRRRAGGAGGAGGAAAGAGGARARLLELEHEQGRSTPGAGPHAHAHSTEPLDFSDNPEYEPEFKFFDAKLQKAVRRGDRNVYDFFRLLALCHTVMPEQKNGRLEYQAQSPDESALVSAARNFGFVFRERSPNTITIEVMGKTEVYELLCILDFNNVRKRMSVILKKDGEIRLYTKGADNVIYDRLKRSHQEEVRSKTQEHLNKFAGEGLRTLALAWRPLEERGFAEWKRRHQAAALALRDRDERLDAIYEEIETDLILIGVTAIEDKLQDGVPETIANLSMAGIKIWVLTGDKQETAINIGYSCQLLTDDMAEVFVINGVAHDDVDRQLAKCRDSIRVVNTFLPHGAAEAKGSRSETANGGAAARPSPGRAANVKLNAPAVSVVTFSNEYASGGAAHAPDSHEHGDDSNGFAIVVNGHSLVHCLHPKLEEKFLDVVLHCRSVICCRVTPLQKAMVVELIKKSRKAVTLAIGDGANDVSMIKAAHIGVGISGQEGMQAVLASDYSIAQFRFLQRLLLVHGRWSYYRMCKFLRYFFYKNFAFTVCHFWFAFFCGFSAQTVFDEMFISVYNLFYTSLPVLALGVFEQDVSDATSLQFPKLYAPGHTSQLFNKTEFIKSTLHGCFTSLVLFLIPYGTYKDGLAPDGKILSDHMLLGSVVATILIIDNTTQIALDTTYWTVFNHITIWGSLVSYFVLDYFYNYVIRGPYVGSLTVALTQATFWFTAVLTMMILMVPVVSWRLAWSRRRPTLAERLRARTRWRRAAAAPAPRTPSARRARRSVRSGYAFAHQEGFGRLITSGKIMRRIPHADAALSALASLPGKFHPRASTPPPSPPSASPSASHSASPPSPRAPKQDLDSVDL; translated from the exons AGAATGAACGGAGAATCAAAGCCAACAACCGAGAGTACAACGCGCAGTTCCGCTACGCT AATAACTATATCAAGACCTCGAAGTATTCGATTATCACGTTCCTGCCATTGAATTTGTTGGAGCAATTCCAGCGACTGGCCAATTTCTACTTCCTTTGTCTGCTAGTGCTGCAGCTCATACCGGCTATATCCTCGCTGACACCCATCACTACTGCAATACCCCTCATCGGTGTGCTCGCTCTAACTGCCGTTAAAGACGCGTACGACGATTTC CAACGTCATCAGAACGACTCTCAAGTGAATCACAGGCGGGCGAAGACATTGCGTAATGGCAAGCTTGTGGAGGAGAAGTGGGCGTCTGTTCAGGTGGGAGACGTCATCCGGCTGGAGAACGACCAGTTCGTCGCGGCTGATATTCTACTGCTCAGCAGTTCGGAGCCTAACGGGCTCTGCTACATAGAGACTGCAGAACTGGACGG GgagacaaatttaaaatgtcgtCAGTGCCTTCTGGAGACGGCCGCGATGGGCCAGGACGACGCACAACTCGGCGCCTTCGACGGCGAGATCGTCTGTGAAACGCCAAACAATCTACTTAATAAGTTCGACG GTACGCTGAGCTGGCGCGACCAGCACTTCTCGCTGGATAACGATAAGATACTGCTGCGCGGCTGCGTGCTGCGGAACACGTCGTGGTGCTACGGCGTGGTGGTGTTCGCCGGGAAGGACACCAAACTCATGCAGAACTCCGGCAAGACTAAGTTCAAGCGCACCAGCATAGATAGATTacttaattttcttattataggG ATAGTGCTGTTCTTGCTGTCGATGTGCGTGTTCTGCACGGTGGCGTGCGGCGTGTGGGAGTGGCTGGTGGGGCGCTACTTCCAGGCCTACCTGCCGTGGGACACGCTGGTGCCGGCCGAGCCCGCGTCGGGCGCCATCGTGATCGCGCTACTCGTCTTCTTTTCCTACGCGATCGTCATGAACACCGTCGTGCCCATCTCACTTTACGTCTCCGTCGAG GTCATAAGATTTGCGCagagttttttaataaattgggATGAAAAAATGTATTACGAAAAGACTGGAACTGCGGCTAAGGCGCGAACAACAACGTTGAACGAGGAGCtgg GACAAATCCAATACGTATTCTCAGATAAGACCGGCACCCTTACCCAAAACATAATGACATTCAACAAGTGCTCGATAGGCGGCCTGTGCTACGGCGACATCGTCGACGAGAACACGGGCGAGACGATCGAGCTCACCGAC cgcgggcggcggcgcgcgggcggcgcgggcggcgcggggggcgcggcggcgggcgcgggcggcgcgcgcgcgcggcTGCTGGAGCTGGAGCACGAGCAGGGCCGCAGCACGCCCGGCGCCGGcccgcacgcgcacgcgcac AGCACGGAACCGCTCGACTTCTCCGACAACCCTGAGTATGAGCCGGAGTTCAAGTTCTTCGATGCGAAGCTGCAGAAGGCGGTCCGTCGCGGCGACCGGAACGTGTACGACTTCTTCCGGTTGCTGGCTCTCTGCCACACCGTCATGCCCGAGCAGAAGAATGGCCGCCTGGAGTACCAG GCGCAATCGCCGGACGAATCGGCGCTCGTGTCGGCGGCGAGAAACTTTGGTTTCGTGTTCCGAGAGCGCTCGCCCAACACCATCACTATAGAGGTTATGGGTAAAACAGAG GTGTATGAGTTGTTATgtatattagattttaataatgttagaaAAAGAATGTCCGTGATATTGAAGAAGGATGGTGAAATTAGGTTATATACTAAAGGTGCTGATAATGTTATATACGACAGATTAAAACGTAGCCATCAAGAGGAAGTGAGGTCAAAGACACAGGAGCATTTAAAC AAATTCGCGGGTGAAGGTCTGCGCACGCTGGCGCTGGCGTGGCGGCCGCTGGAGGAGCGCGGCTTCGCGGAGTGGAAGCGCCGCCACCAGGCCGCCGCGCTGGCGCTGCGCGACCGCGACGAGCGCCTCGACGCCATCTACGAGGAGATCGAGACCGACCTCATCCTCATTG GCGTTACGGCGATCGAGGACAAATTACAAGATGGAGTACCAGAAACGATAGCGAATCTTAGCATGGCGGGTATCAAAATATGGGTTCTGACGGGAGATAAACAAG AGACTGCGATAAACATCGGCTACTCGTGCCAGCTGCTGACGGACGACATGGCGGAGGTGTTCGTCATCAACGGCGTCGCCCACGACGACGTGGACCGCCAGCTCGCCAAGTGCAGGGACTCCATCCGCGTCGTCAACACGTTCCTGCCGCACG GCGCGGCGGAGGCGAAGGGCTCGCGCTCGGAGACGGCCaacggcggcgcggcggcgcggccgTCGCCGGGCCGGGCCGCCAACGTCAAGCTCAACGCGCCCGCCGTCTCCGTCGTCACATTTAG CAACGAGTACGCGTCGGGCGGCGCCGCGCACGCTCCGGACTCGCACGAGCACGGCGACGACTCCAACGGGTTCGCCATCGTCGTCAACGGCCACTCGCTCGTGCACTGCTTGCACCCCAAGCTGGAAGAGAA ATTTCTCGATGTAGTTCTTCATTGTCGATCTGTGATATGCTGTAGGGTGACGCCATTACAGAAGGCAATGGTCGTTGAGctcattaaaaaaagtagaaaaGCGGTCACGCTTGCTATTGGCGATGGAGCCAACGATGTTTCGATGATAAAAG CGGCTCACATAGGCGTCGGCATATCGGGCCAAGAGGGCATGCAGGCGGTGCTGGCTTCCGACTACTCGATAGCGCAATTCCGGTTCCTGCAGCGCTTGTTGCTCGTGCACGGCCGGTGGTCGTACTATCGAATGTGCAAGTTTCTACGATACTTCTTCTACAAAAACTTCGCATTCACCGTTTGCCACTTTTGGTTCGCGTTTTTCTGTGGATTCAGTGCACAG ACCGTGTTCGACGAGATGTTCATCTCGGTGTACAACCTGTTCTACACGTCGCTGCCGGTGCTGGCGCTGGGCGTGTTCGAGCAGGACGTGTCGGACGCCACGTCGCTGCAGTTCCCCAAGCTGTACGCGCCCGGACACACCAGCCAGCTCTTCAACAAGACCGAGTTCATCAAGTCCACGCTGCACGGCTGCTTCACTTCGCTCGTCTTGTTCCTCATTCCATACG GTACTTACAAAGATGGACTGGCGCCCGATGGCAAGATATTATCAGATCATATGCTTTTAGGGAGCGTAGTCGCGACAATATTGATCATTGACAATACGACGCAA ATCGCATTAGACACGACATACTGGACAGTGTTTAACCATATCACTATTTGGGGTTCGCTGGTGTCGTACTTCGTGCTGGATTACTTCTACAACTACGTCATCCGCGGCCCCTACGTGGGGTCGCTGACGGTCGCGCTCACGCAGGCCACCTTCTGGTTCACGGCCGTGCTCACG ATGATGATCCTGATGGTGCCGGTGGTGTCGTGGCGGCTGGCGTGGTCGCGGCGCCGGCCCACGCTGGCCGAGCGGCTGCGCGCGCGCACGCGCtggcgccgcgccgccgccgcgcccgcgccgcgcacgccgtccgcccgccgcgcgcgccgctcCGTGCGCTCGGGGTACGCCTTCGCGCACCAGGAGGGCTTCGGCCGCCTCATCACGTCCGGCAAGATCATGCGCCGCATCCCGCACGCGGACGCCGCGCTGTCGGCGCTGGCGTCGCTGCCGGGCAAGTTCCACCCGCGCGCCTCGACGCCGCCGCCGTCGCCGCCCTCCGCCTCGCCCTCCGCCTCGCACTCCGCCTCGCCGCCCTCGCCGCGCGCCCCGAAGCAGGATCTCGATTCCGTCGATTTATGA